One part of the Kryptolebias marmoratus isolate JLee-2015 linkage group LG13, ASM164957v2, whole genome shotgun sequence genome encodes these proteins:
- the or101-1 gene encoding olfactory receptor 10J4, which produces MILFVILLLAYIVILGGNSMIIFVTLLDPKLSSPMFYFLHNLSFVDMVYTTTTIPNMLSSFLTDKLTISVPSCFLQMFFFIQLSVTGRGILTVMAYDRYLAICNPLRYAAVMTRPVQMLLVAGAWGFGVFCTLPATSMALQRSYCGSNVIQHGWCDLSSVRRLACTNTYVDNIVSLAFALVSLLTTGVLILTSYILIFVSLSKMAVAQRLKALGTCAAHLTVVSISYTAASFVYISYRVGNFSPEVRIIVSVLYSALTPFLNPMIYSLRNKELRGAIRRTLRRFRLPAVSAPKDVITHI; this is translated from the exons ATGATCCTCTTCGTCATCCTGCTGTTGGCTTACATCGTCATCCTGGGAGGAAACAGCATGATCATCTTTGTG ACGCTGTTGGACCCGAAGCTGTCCTCTCCGATGTTCTACTTCCTTCACAACCTGTCCTTTGTGGACATGGTttacaccaccaccaccatccccAACATGCTGTCCAGCTTCCTGACGGACAAGTTAACCATCTCCGTCCCCAGCtgtttcctgcagatgtttttcttcattcagCTGTCCGTCACGGGCCGCGGGATCCTAACTGTCATGGCGTACGACCGCTACCTGGCCATCTGCAACCCTCTGCGCTACGCGGCCGTCATGACCCGGCCCGTCCAGATGCTCCTTGTTGCAGGAGCCTGGGGGTTCGGGGTTTTCTGCACCCTGCCGGCCACCTCCATGGCCCTGCAGCGGTCTTACTGCGGCTCCAACGTGATCCAACATGGCTGGTGCGACTTGTCGTCCGTACGGAGGCTGGCGTGCACCAACACCTACGTGGATAACATCGTGTCTCTAGCCTTCGCTCTGGTGAGCCTGCTGACCACCGGAGTCCTCATCCTCACCTCGTACATCCTGatctttgtgtctctgtccaAGATGGCCGTCGCTCAGAGGCTGAAGGCTTTAGGAACATGTGCCGCCCACCTGactgtggtgtccatctcctACACCGCAGCTTCCTTTGTCTACATCTCCTACCGGGTGGGAAACTTTTCACCGGAG gTGCGTATCATCGTGTCTGTGCTGTATTCTGCTCTGACTCCGTTCCTGAACCCGATGATCTACAGCCTGAGGAACAAGGAGCTGCGAGGAGCCATCCGGAGAACTCTGAGGAGGTTCAGACTTCCTGCTGTGTCAGCTCCAAAAGACGTCATCACCCACATCTGA